In Lacibacter sp. H375, one DNA window encodes the following:
- a CDS encoding SusC/RagA family TonB-linked outer membrane protein, whose translation MKYLRQPKLMLLTVFSFLTVALFAQEVTVSGTVTNKENNQPLEGVSVRVKNSTAGTTTNSLGQFTIKAPSSESILTFSYVGFGIFERKAGTSGSITIELERKEDRMEEVVVIGYGTKKRVNVQGAVSTIKAAEIEDIPVANLPSALVNRVPGVGVNFSSGKPGSTTTLNLRNSTTAPASFPGGAGGVTSQPLIVIDGIISNPAQWSQSSNADFFENLDASQIEDITFLKDASAAIYGAAGAKGVVLITTKRGKAGKPKISYSGYFGVSTPATNPQTLTAYEHAKFLNDGFILTGAPLNQRFSQADLDSLKGLEDKSWFDYFWKNGKVQRHTMTVSGGTDKITFFAGGSYYNEKGNYGTVATNKYSLRAGMNAKIIDGLTADVTFATDFNREQSNNHSSGSSETDDQTIRPLYLTPKWVPVILGDKLVGFQGANNTSPQNQNWSFLGVHRSGSYRDNRSQGLAVNASLEYKPKFLKGLTARVQFGQNNRNALAKGYFASYQVANLQRRGQNSLFYSDQLVVGANPTVRIANNDQIQEGTTISNSNQFFTTLSYGKKIKDHDFDVMVGFDQSQSEGRNVLLNKVTQIVAGVDEFWAFSNDPTALGSINEVVRPTQAFITAKRSYISRANYSFQNKYFFEFVGRADASVNFLPDTRWGFFPSIGLGWKISDESFFRNIEFINNLKIRATYGLVGEDRIGARLYESRFSQTTGILFGNTATSGLDPSIYPNPLLTWEKARTLNVGFDAAILNNKVTITAEFYQRYTYDGYDTYSASVFPPTAGIPPPVVNYYKQLSWGSEFAVGYRTKFGKDWGFNLDANFGFSNSQLMQSFYNESLLGQFGNDQLGILVGRDPRRYNGSNIGYIAKGILRTQADVDAILSKNPNYLIGGVKPQVGFMDFEDINGDGQITEAGDATLMFDRTTPIIGFGITFGFTYKTFRLSTNMNLSIGGKRFYDSDARLAPTTVRNAPKFWADHWTPENPNGKFPRADAPLATANSTFWAVSGTQSRINNMVLSYQLPKNISGKIGIPDVRVMLTGTNLWNIINPLKYKDPYTSNFGTYPTLRTISLGINASL comes from the coding sequence ATGAAGTATTTGCGACAACCAAAACTGATGTTGCTGACTGTCTTTTCATTTCTGACAGTTGCCCTGTTTGCGCAGGAAGTTACCGTAAGCGGAACAGTAACAAATAAAGAAAACAATCAACCCTTAGAAGGTGTATCTGTGAGAGTGAAGAATTCTACTGCAGGTACAACTACAAACAGTCTTGGCCAGTTTACAATTAAAGCCCCGTCTTCAGAATCCATCCTTACGTTTTCATATGTAGGTTTTGGCATTTTTGAACGCAAAGCCGGAACGTCTGGTTCAATTACAATTGAACTCGAAAGAAAGGAAGACCGCATGGAAGAAGTGGTTGTTATTGGTTACGGAACCAAAAAAAGAGTAAATGTTCAAGGAGCTGTTTCTACAATTAAAGCAGCGGAAATAGAAGATATACCTGTTGCAAATTTGCCATCGGCTTTGGTTAACAGGGTACCTGGTGTTGGAGTGAATTTTAGTTCGGGCAAGCCTGGCTCTACAACAACGCTTAATCTCCGTAACTCAACAACTGCTCCTGCCAGTTTCCCTGGGGGAGCAGGTGGTGTAACCAGTCAACCTTTAATTGTTATTGATGGAATCATTTCCAACCCTGCGCAATGGTCTCAATCAAGTAATGCCGATTTCTTCGAGAACCTGGATGCAAGCCAGATCGAGGATATCACATTTCTGAAAGATGCGTCAGCAGCAATTTATGGTGCAGCGGGTGCTAAAGGTGTGGTGTTGATTACGACAAAAAGAGGTAAAGCAGGAAAACCTAAAATTTCTTATTCAGGCTATTTCGGCGTATCAACCCCAGCTACAAATCCCCAAACGCTTACGGCTTATGAGCATGCTAAATTTTTAAATGATGGATTTATCTTAACAGGTGCTCCGTTAAATCAGCGCTTTTCTCAGGCAGATCTGGATTCATTAAAAGGTCTTGAGGATAAATCGTGGTTCGATTATTTCTGGAAAAATGGTAAAGTGCAGAGACATACTATGACGGTTTCCGGCGGTACTGATAAGATTACATTTTTTGCAGGTGGAAGTTATTATAACGAGAAAGGTAACTATGGCACTGTTGCAACTAACAAATACAGTCTTCGTGCAGGAATGAATGCAAAGATCATTGACGGGCTTACTGCCGACGTTACATTTGCTACCGATTTTAACCGTGAACAAAGTAATAATCACTCAAGTGGAAGTTCCGAAACGGATGATCAAACTATACGCCCTTTATACTTAACTCCGAAATGGGTGCCGGTAATTTTAGGCGACAAATTAGTTGGATTTCAGGGTGCCAATAATACATCTCCTCAAAATCAGAATTGGAGTTTCTTAGGAGTGCATAGGTCTGGGTCTTACAGGGACAACAGATCTCAGGGGCTTGCGGTAAATGCCTCCTTAGAATACAAGCCAAAATTTTTAAAGGGTTTAACTGCAAGGGTACAATTTGGCCAAAATAACAGGAATGCACTCGCTAAAGGATATTTCGCATCTTATCAGGTAGCGAATCTTCAGCGAAGAGGTCAAAATAGTTTATTTTACTCCGATCAGTTGGTTGTTGGCGCAAATCCTACGGTGCGTATTGCCAACAACGACCAAATCCAGGAAGGAACTACCATCTCAAACAGCAATCAATTTTTTACAACACTTTCGTACGGTAAAAAAATCAAGGATCATGATTTTGATGTGATGGTTGGTTTTGACCAAAGTCAATCGGAAGGGCGTAACGTTCTTTTAAACAAAGTGACACAAATTGTTGCCGGAGTAGATGAGTTTTGGGCATTCAGCAATGATCCTACTGCGCTTGGCAGTATAAATGAAGTAGTAAGGCCTACTCAGGCTTTTATCACGGCAAAACGTTCTTATATCAGCCGTGCAAATTATTCTTTTCAAAACAAATATTTCTTTGAATTTGTAGGCCGTGCTGATGCATCGGTAAACTTTTTGCCCGACACCCGTTGGGGCTTCTTTCCTTCAATAGGATTGGGGTGGAAAATAAGTGATGAGAGTTTTTTCAGAAATATTGAGTTTATAAATAACCTCAAAATTAGAGCAACTTATGGATTAGTAGGTGAAGACAGGATTGGTGCCCGTTTATATGAATCACGTTTTTCACAAACTACAGGTATACTGTTTGGTAATACTGCGACAAGCGGACTTGATCCAAGTATTTATCCTAATCCGTTACTTACATGGGAGAAAGCAAGAACACTCAATGTGGGTTTTGATGCTGCTATTCTTAATAACAAAGTCACTATTACCGCAGAATTTTATCAGCGTTATACTTATGATGGTTATGATACTTATTCAGCCAGCGTATTTCCTCCAACTGCCGGCATACCTCCACCAGTTGTTAACTATTATAAACAATTAAGCTGGGGTTCTGAATTTGCAGTTGGTTACCGTACAAAATTTGGAAAAGATTGGGGCTTTAACCTGGATGCGAACTTTGGCTTTAGTAATAGCCAGTTAATGCAATCATTTTATAACGAAAGCCTTCTTGGACAGTTTGGTAACGATCAGTTAGGTATCTTGGTTGGCCGTGACCCACGCAGATACAACGGCAGTAACATTGGCTACATCGCAAAGGGTATTTTAAGAACACAGGCCGATGTTGATGCTATTCTTTCAAAGAATCCGAATTACCTTATTGGCGGAGTTAAGCCACAAGTTGGTTTTATGGATTTTGAAGACATTAACGGCGACGGTCAAATTACAGAAGCAGGGGATGCTACCTTGATGTTCGACAGAACTACACCAATTATCGGCTTCGGTATTACATTCGGATTTACATACAAAACTTTCAGGTTATCGACCAATATGAATCTTTCTATCGGTGGTAAACGTTTCTATGATTCCGACGCAAGACTTGCACCAACTACCGTGCGTAATGCACCTAAATTCTGGGCAGATCATTGGACACCGGAAAACCCAAATGGGAAATTCCCGAGAGCAGATGCGCCACTTGCAACTGCAAACTCAACTTTCTGGGCAGTAAGTGGTACACAAAGCCGGATAAATAACATGGTTTTGTCTTACCAGTTACCTAAAAACATTTCTGGCAAAATAGGTATACCTGACGTGAGAGTTATGCTTACAGGTACTAATCTTTGGAACATAATAAACCCATTAAAATATAAAGATCCGTATACATCCAACTTTGGTACTTATCCAACATTGAGAACAATTTCTCTTGGTATCAATGCAAGTTTATAA